In Thalassotalea fonticola, a single genomic region encodes these proteins:
- a CDS encoding xanthine dehydrogenase family protein molybdopterin-binding subunit, producing MNKHVTEALSAYYQNNTPAISTITKMSRRGFLKATGITAGGLVLGVSIPNITSAKSTASEFNPNAFIHLSDNGDLLLFCGRCEMGQGISTALPAAVADEMEADWSRVTIEQGEGNEAKYGSQATGGSASIRKMYEPMRKAGASAKEMLIIAAAKVWNVNASDCFAQNHFVINKLNKQKLAYGELASLAANVAPPKEPVLKTKEQFKYIGKALDRHDQGKVVVGTRTYGVDTKLPGMKYAAVTHCPVLGGKLKSLDKTAALKISGVIDVVEISPIKHPFSSVGAVAVVADNSWTAQQAVKQLVVEWDLGPNKVYNTKEYKAELVNNVEKPAELAKQRGDLDGAFKSADKLIKATYTGGHLSHAPMEPNASVVSVTDTSCEVWASTQSPADIQKVLAQVLGREEKDIYVNVMMAGGAFGRKFKCDYVHEAAVISQQIKAPVQLIWSREEDMRTGFYHSINAQHIEASLDADGQVTGWLHRAAFPSINSLFQEGLDRAPAKTLGDVDNHPFGIKNYRSETGLAPAHTRIGWYRAVYAIFYGFAFGTFADELAVAAGKDTFTMLNNIYDANEDPKQAEQVARSKATLALAAKHSDFGKTLPKGEGMGIAVHHSFRSYVAMAVHVKVDGDNIKVLNVDCAIDCGQVLNTDGATAQMEGAVVMGMSLALATEISFKDGAVVNSNFHNYPVMRISDMPNVRVHIIDSDEKPTGLGEPGVSPFAPALSNAIFAASGKRYRDLPMKPMAV from the coding sequence ATGAACAAGCATGTAACTGAAGCCCTTTCGGCATATTATCAAAACAACACTCCAGCAATTAGTACAATTACAAAAATGAGTCGTCGCGGCTTTTTAAAAGCAACCGGCATAACTGCTGGAGGATTAGTATTAGGCGTTTCAATACCAAATATTACATCAGCAAAATCCACAGCATCTGAATTTAACCCTAATGCCTTTATACATTTAAGCGACAATGGTGACTTATTACTATTTTGTGGCCGTTGTGAAATGGGCCAAGGTATTTCAACAGCATTACCTGCGGCAGTAGCCGATGAAATGGAAGCTGACTGGTCAAGAGTGACAATTGAGCAAGGCGAAGGAAATGAAGCTAAATACGGCAGTCAAGCAACAGGCGGCTCTGCGAGTATTCGTAAAATGTACGAGCCAATGCGTAAAGCTGGTGCCTCGGCAAAAGAAATGTTAATTATCGCTGCCGCAAAAGTATGGAATGTTAACGCGAGTGATTGTTTTGCACAAAACCACTTTGTCATTAATAAGCTTAATAAACAAAAATTAGCTTATGGCGAGTTAGCCAGTTTAGCTGCTAATGTTGCCCCCCCCAAAGAACCAGTACTAAAAACAAAAGAACAATTCAAATACATTGGTAAAGCCCTAGACAGACACGATCAAGGTAAAGTTGTTGTAGGCACACGTACCTATGGCGTTGACACAAAACTACCTGGAATGAAATATGCGGCAGTAACGCATTGCCCGGTACTTGGTGGAAAATTAAAGTCATTAGATAAAACCGCGGCACTTAAAATCTCTGGCGTAATCGATGTTGTCGAAATCAGTCCGATTAAACATCCCTTTAGTTCAGTGGGTGCAGTTGCCGTCGTTGCCGACAATTCATGGACAGCTCAGCAGGCTGTGAAACAGTTAGTGGTTGAATGGGATCTTGGTCCGAATAAAGTTTATAACACCAAAGAATATAAAGCAGAGTTGGTTAACAATGTTGAAAAACCAGCCGAACTTGCCAAACAACGAGGTGATCTAGATGGTGCTTTTAAATCTGCAGATAAATTAATTAAAGCAACTTATACCGGCGGGCATTTGTCCCACGCACCAATGGAGCCTAATGCCAGTGTAGTTTCAGTGACAGACACAAGTTGTGAAGTTTGGGCGTCAACCCAAAGTCCAGCTGATATTCAAAAAGTGTTAGCACAAGTACTTGGCCGTGAAGAAAAAGACATTTATGTAAATGTAATGATGGCTGGCGGTGCATTTGGTCGTAAATTCAAATGTGACTACGTGCATGAAGCAGCGGTAATTTCACAGCAAATAAAAGCGCCTGTACAACTTATTTGGTCACGTGAAGAAGATATGCGCACCGGATTCTATCATTCGATTAATGCTCAACATATTGAGGCGTCATTAGATGCAGATGGTCAAGTTACCGGTTGGTTGCATCGCGCTGCGTTTCCTTCCATTAATTCCTTGTTTCAAGAAGGTCTTGACCGTGCACCAGCGAAAACACTAGGTGATGTAGATAACCACCCATTTGGTATTAAGAATTATAGAAGTGAGACAGGCCTTGCTCCTGCTCATACGCGTATAGGTTGGTATCGTGCCGTTTATGCAATATTTTATGGTTTCGCCTTTGGAACTTTTGCTGATGAATTAGCAGTTGCGGCAGGAAAAGATACATTTACTATGCTTAACAATATTTATGATGCTAATGAAGATCCAAAGCAGGCTGAACAAGTAGCTCGCTCGAAGGCGACCCTTGCACTAGCAGCAAAACACTCCGACTTTGGTAAAACATTACCTAAAGGTGAAGGTATGGGTATTGCCGTGCATCATAGTTTTCGTAGTTATGTGGCAATGGCTGTGCATGTAAAAGTTGATGGCGATAACATTAAAGTGCTGAATGTTGATTGCGCCATTGATTGTGGCCAAGTACTCAATACTGACGGCGCAACGGCACAAATGGAAGGTGCTGTTGTTATGGGAATGTCACTGGCGCTAGCTACTGAAATCTCTTTTAAAGATGGTGCGGTGGTTAATTCAAACTTCCATAACTACCCTGTTATGCGTATTTCAGATATGCCAAATGTTCGTGTGCATATTATCGATTCAGATGAAAAGCCAACAGGCTTGGGTGAGCCTGGTGTTTCGCCATTTGCACCGGCATTAAGTAATGCTATATTTGCCGCATCAGGTAAACGATATAGAGACCTGCCAATGAAACCTATGGCTGTTTAA
- a CDS encoding Bax inhibitor-1/YccA family protein, which produces MQSQMGFNTASQSSAIEINKVLRNTYMLLGMTLAFSAVTAGISMAMGLSHVAALVMTLAAFGLLFVVHKKADQASGIYWIFGFTGLMGASLGPMLSMYASMPGGGGLIMQALGGTALIFFGLSAYALTTKKDFSFMGGFLMVGLLVAIVASIANIFMGIPALSLAVSAAIVLIMSGLILFDTSRIIHGGETNYIRATVSLYLNIYNLFVSLLHLLAAFTGNDD; this is translated from the coding sequence ATGCAATCTCAAATGGGTTTTAATACTGCTAGCCAAAGCTCAGCTATCGAAATCAATAAGGTTTTACGCAACACCTACATGTTATTAGGTATGACGTTAGCTTTTAGTGCGGTAACAGCGGGTATATCAATGGCCATGGGCCTTTCTCACGTAGCAGCGTTAGTTATGACCTTAGCTGCATTCGGTTTATTATTTGTAGTACACAAAAAAGCTGACCAAGCTAGCGGAATCTACTGGATCTTCGGCTTTACCGGTTTAATGGGGGCTTCTTTAGGGCCAATGTTAAGCATGTACGCTTCAATGCCTGGTGGTGGTGGACTAATCATGCAAGCGCTTGGTGGTACTGCATTAATATTTTTTGGTTTATCTGCATATGCATTAACGACTAAGAAAGACTTCTCATTTATGGGCGGCTTCTTAATGGTAGGTTTATTAGTTGCCATCGTAGCATCTATTGCCAACATTTTTATGGGCATCCCGGCTTTATCACTAGCAGTAAGTGCTGCAATTGTATTAATCATGTCTGGTTTAATTTTATTTGATACAAGCCGTATAATTCACGGCGGCGAGACAAACTACATTCGCGCTACAGTGTCTTTATACTTAAACATATACAACTTATTTGTAAGCCTATTGCATTTACTTGCTGCGTTTACAGGAAATGATGATTAA
- a CDS encoding DNA-3-methyladenine glycosylase I, producing MSSSNNNLKCRCPWLDGTKPDYVEYHDKEWGVPVKDDQTMFEFLTLESAQAGLSWYTVLKKRENYRRLFANFDVSAVANFDDVKVEELLLDAGIIRNRLKVKAAVNNAKLFIEIQKEFGSFCAYIWAFVDHKPIVNDLNNLDDYPATSEISDKLSKDLKKRGFKFVGSTIIYAHMQACGMVNDHSNDCYRKQQIIDAY from the coding sequence ATGTCCAGCTCTAATAATAATCTAAAATGTCGATGCCCTTGGCTAGATGGAACTAAACCCGATTATGTTGAGTATCATGATAAAGAATGGGGAGTTCCGGTTAAAGATGATCAAACTATGTTTGAATTTTTAACCTTGGAATCTGCACAAGCTGGATTAAGTTGGTATACCGTTCTAAAGAAAAGAGAAAATTATAGGCGTTTATTTGCAAACTTTGATGTTAGCGCGGTTGCTAATTTTGATGATGTAAAAGTTGAAGAGTTGTTATTAGATGCGGGCATTATCCGCAACCGTTTAAAAGTAAAAGCGGCAGTCAATAACGCAAAACTGTTTATTGAAATACAAAAAGAATTTGGTAGCTTTTGCGCATATATTTGGGCCTTTGTTGATCATAAACCTATTGTGAATGATTTAAACAATCTTGATGACTACCCTGCTACTTCAGAAATTTCAGATAAACTTAGTAAAGATTTGAAGAAGAGAGGTTTTAAGTTTGTTGGCTCTACTATTATCTACGCGCATATGCAGGCCTGCGGTATGGTAAATGATCACAGCAATGACTGTTACAGAAAACAACAAATTATTGATGCTTATTAG
- a CDS encoding TusE/DsrC/DsvC family sulfur relay protein has translation MAITFNNQQIDTDKEGYLLNITDWTEDLAAVIAEADNISLTKDHWEVVNFVRNFYLEYKTSPAIRALIKALKQEFGEEKANSRYLYRLFPKGPAKQATKIAGLPKPARCI, from the coding sequence ATGGCAATAACGTTTAACAATCAACAAATAGATACCGACAAAGAGGGCTATCTATTAAATATTACTGATTGGACTGAAGATCTCGCGGCAGTTATAGCTGAAGCCGATAACATTTCATTAACTAAAGATCATTGGGAAGTTGTGAATTTTGTCCGCAACTTCTATTTAGAGTACAAAACCTCCCCTGCTATTCGTGCCTTGATTAAAGCACTAAAACAAGAATTTGGCGAAGAAAAAGCTAACAGTCGTTACCTTTATCGATTATTTCCTAAAGGGCCAGCTAAACAAGCAACTAAAATAGCAGGCCTACCAAAACCAGCCCGTTGTATTTAA
- a CDS encoding replication-associated recombination protein A gives MTKDNGSLSLEFDHQSSFAPLAARMRPEVLADYIGQKHLLSDGKPLKVAIEQGLCHSLIFWGPPGTGKTTLAELIATYANAEIERISAVTSGVKEIRASIEKAKLTAQARNRRTILFVDEVHRFNKSQQDAFLPFIEDGTITFIGATTENPSFELNQALLSRARVYLLQKLSDDDLNTVLGRALADKDKGYGNYDISLEPKAQVSLLALANGDARRLLNLLENCFDISEQSNSKVIISLDIVNMVAGEKQALYDKGGDHFYDLISAFHKSVRGSDPDAALYWYCRILEGGGDPLYVGRRLLAIASEDIGNADPRAMQLAINAWDTYHRVGPSEGERAIAQATVYMALAPKSNAVYTAFKKARELAKDTGHLEVPLHLRNATSKLTKELGHGSDYRYAHDEPGAYAAGESYFPELIDHASFYQPTDRGLEKKLQEKLNYLRQLDRMEANKRYE, from the coding sequence ATGACCAAAGATAATGGTAGCCTGTCGTTAGAGTTTGACCACCAATCATCATTTGCGCCACTAGCGGCAAGAATGCGCCCCGAAGTGCTTGCTGATTACATTGGTCAAAAACATTTATTATCGGACGGCAAACCGTTAAAAGTTGCGATTGAACAGGGGCTTTGTCATTCCTTAATATTTTGGGGCCCGCCAGGTACGGGAAAAACCACTTTAGCTGAGCTCATTGCAACGTATGCTAACGCTGAAATAGAGCGTATTTCAGCGGTAACTTCTGGTGTTAAAGAAATACGCGCATCCATAGAAAAAGCCAAATTAACTGCGCAAGCAAGAAACCGTCGTACTATATTATTTGTTGATGAGGTTCATCGATTTAATAAATCACAACAAGACGCGTTTTTGCCTTTTATTGAAGACGGTACCATAACTTTTATTGGCGCCACCACTGAAAACCCATCGTTTGAGTTAAATCAGGCTTTACTGTCTAGAGCACGAGTGTATTTATTACAAAAGCTTTCTGACGACGATTTAAACACTGTATTAGGGCGAGCACTTGCAGATAAAGATAAAGGCTATGGTAACTATGACATTTCATTAGAGCCAAAAGCACAAGTATCATTATTGGCACTAGCCAACGGTGATGCAAGAAGGTTGCTTAACCTGTTAGAGAACTGCTTTGATATTAGTGAACAATCTAACTCTAAGGTCATTATCAGCCTAGATATCGTTAATATGGTTGCCGGTGAAAAACAAGCCTTATATGACAAAGGCGGTGATCATTTTTACGATTTAATCAGCGCTTTTCATAAATCAGTACGCGGCTCTGATCCTGATGCAGCTTTATACTGGTATTGTCGAATTTTAGAAGGTGGTGGTGATCCTCTATATGTTGGCCGACGTTTACTAGCCATTGCCAGTGAAGATATTGGTAATGCCGATCCACGTGCCATGCAATTAGCCATAAATGCTTGGGATACTTATCATCGAGTTGGTCCAAGTGAAGGTGAAAGGGCGATAGCACAGGCGACTGTGTATATGGCATTGGCACCTAAAAGTAACGCAGTATATACGGCCTTTAAAAAGGCAAGAGAATTAGCCAAAGATACTGGTCACTTAGAGGTTCCATTGCACTTGCGAAATGCCACCTCAAAATTAACTAAAGAATTAGGTCATGGCAGCGATTATCGATATGCTCATGATGAACCGGGCGCCTATGCTGCAGGTGAAAGCTATTTTCCCGAGTTAATAGATCATGCTAGTTTCTATCAACCTACCGATCGCGGATTAGAAAAAAAACTGCAAGAAAAACTCAACTATTTGCGTCAACTAGACCGTATGGAGGCTAATAAACGTTATGAATAA
- the tusD gene encoding sulfurtransferase complex subunit TusD, whose translation MSCFSLVVTTSPIDNKTNTALAFANELVQQGHTINGIFFYQDGVLSANKYVQAPSDEINLLTAWADFNKHTSTPLHLCITAGERRGLTDSDDEQLNHNIHAAFTISGLGELVVLTSAADKVVQL comes from the coding sequence TTGAGCTGCTTTTCCTTGGTTGTTACAACCTCGCCCATTGATAATAAAACCAATACAGCATTAGCTTTTGCCAATGAATTGGTTCAACAAGGGCACACTATTAACGGCATCTTCTTTTATCAAGATGGCGTGTTAAGTGCGAATAAATATGTGCAAGCGCCTAGTGATGAAATTAATTTATTAACTGCTTGGGCTGATTTCAACAAACACACATCTACACCATTACACCTTTGTATTACCGCCGGTGAACGTCGAGGGTTAACCGACAGTGATGATGAACAATTAAATCATAATATTCATGCTGCATTTACTATCTCTGGTTTAGGGGAATTAGTCGTTTTAACCAGTGCAGCAGACAAGGTTGTACAATTATGA
- a CDS encoding DUF3083 family protein: MPIRRSRSKGNTIFLPSNSRYNQYLLAEFKITDELLEHLKADENADKLKPWQNFYQNISEQLFTICEDEEIDNVHFIANDKLPRVRFNQEIRHWETEQQMLIFYNPEFHQFYKAHFDPTVRAKKISILFLAAGDSIRTSAAGYHTKVRSVVARLIEKLGVSAESVRLRDHQHLTYDLFAKDKGVEGTNSHKLRLINNRYKASNVILPKKNDTISYVVASLTISRRLLQRANVKLVGQGSYTDFYQMLSDSCTKAAKKNGLTNGAFIANGLTPIIRNSSTVPEQKVGELQLLGFDPKEANDEFYSSWKDDRLVDYVQVVFAATEQDVEDNGYSEFLKRVDRSLSLFAKDLDMTPKHEEIAIRFHQHLAYHFNEE, encoded by the coding sequence ATGCCAATTCGTCGTAGTAGAAGTAAAGGAAACACCATATTTTTACCCTCTAATTCACGTTATAATCAGTATTTACTTGCTGAATTTAAGATCACTGATGAATTATTAGAGCATTTAAAGGCAGATGAAAATGCTGACAAATTAAAACCTTGGCAAAATTTTTATCAAAATATCTCTGAGCAGTTGTTCACTATTTGTGAAGATGAAGAGATTGATAATGTACATTTTATTGCTAATGACAAATTACCACGCGTTAGGTTTAACCAAGAAATTCGTCATTGGGAAACAGAACAACAAATGTTGATATTCTACAACCCTGAATTTCATCAGTTTTATAAAGCCCATTTTGATCCAACAGTGCGTGCTAAAAAGATCTCAATCTTATTTTTAGCTGCTGGGGATTCTATTCGTACTAGTGCGGCTGGCTATCACACAAAAGTTCGTAGTGTTGTAGCAAGATTGATAGAAAAACTTGGCGTAAGTGCTGAAAGTGTACGTTTACGTGATCATCAACATTTAACTTACGATTTGTTTGCTAAAGATAAAGGCGTTGAAGGCACAAATAGCCATAAATTACGTTTAATAAATAACCGTTATAAAGCATCAAATGTAATTTTACCTAAGAAAAACGACACCATTAGTTATGTAGTTGCCAGCTTAACTATCTCTCGTCGTTTATTACAACGTGCTAATGTGAAGTTGGTTGGGCAAGGATCTTATACAGATTTTTATCAGATGCTTAGTGATTCATGTACGAAAGCGGCTAAAAAGAATGGTTTAACCAATGGTGCGTTTATTGCCAATGGACTTACACCAATTATTCGCAATAGTTCAACAGTACCTGAACAGAAAGTTGGAGAGTTGCAGTTATTAGGTTTCGACCCTAAAGAGGCTAATGATGAATTTTACAGCAGCTGGAAAGATGACCGCTTAGTTGATTATGTGCAAGTTGTATTTGCCGCAACAGAGCAAGATGTTGAAGACAATGGTTATAGTGAGTTTCTTAAAAGAGTCGATCGTTCTTTAAGTTTGTTTGCCAAAGATCTTGATATGACCCCCAAGCATGAAGAGATAGCAATTCGTTTCCACCAACACCTTGCCTATCATTTTAATGAAGAATAA
- the serS gene encoding serine--tRNA ligase, whose translation MLDSKLLRADLDTIAAKLAGRGYVLDTATFNALEDERKDLQVRTQELQSERNTRSKSIGQAKARGEDIQPLLAEVGQLGAKLDLAKEELNVLLAKIDAIVSAMPNIPDDSVPQGADEDDNVEIRRWGTPKEFEFDVKDHVDLGAAINKGLDFESGAKLSGTRFVVLKGQVARLNRALGQFMLDLHTDSHGYTEANVPLLVNHDSLFGTGQLPKFGEDLFHTDLGNKKFSLIPTAEVPLTNLVRDEIVDEDELPIKLTALSSCFRSEAGSSGRDIRGLIRQHQFDKVELVQLVKPESSFDALDELTGHAEKVLQLLELPYRTVTLCTGDIGFSAMKTFDIEVWLPAQETYREISSCSNMGDFQARRMQARFRNKETKKTELLHTLNGSGLAVGRTLVAILENYQQADGSITVPAVLQPYMGGLTKIG comes from the coding sequence ATGCTTGACTCAAAACTGCTTAGAGCAGACTTAGATACAATTGCAGCAAAACTAGCCGGTCGTGGTTATGTTTTAGATACTGCAACGTTTAACGCTTTAGAAGACGAGCGTAAAGATTTACAAGTTCGTACTCAAGAACTTCAAAGTGAACGTAATACACGTTCAAAGTCTATCGGCCAAGCGAAAGCTCGTGGCGAAGACATTCAACCATTATTGGCTGAAGTAGGCCAATTAGGTGCTAAATTAGATTTAGCTAAAGAAGAGTTAAACGTATTACTTGCCAAGATTGATGCAATTGTTTCGGCAATGCCAAACATCCCTGATGACTCAGTTCCACAAGGCGCAGATGAAGACGATAATGTCGAAATTCGTCGTTGGGGAACACCTAAAGAATTTGAATTTGACGTGAAAGATCATGTTGATTTAGGTGCAGCAATAAACAAAGGTCTAGACTTTGAAAGTGGCGCTAAATTAAGTGGTACTCGCTTTGTTGTTTTAAAAGGGCAAGTTGCTCGTTTGAACCGTGCGTTAGGTCAATTCATGTTAGATCTGCATACCGATAGCCACGGTTATACTGAAGCGAACGTACCATTATTAGTTAACCATGACTCGTTGTTCGGTACTGGGCAATTACCTAAGTTTGGCGAAGATTTATTTCATACTGATTTAGGCAATAAAAAATTCTCATTAATTCCAACGGCTGAAGTACCACTAACAAACTTAGTGCGTGATGAAATTGTTGATGAAGATGAGTTACCAATAAAATTAACGGCTTTATCTTCTTGTTTTCGCAGTGAAGCGGGTTCATCAGGACGTGATATTCGTGGTTTAATACGCCAGCATCAATTTGATAAAGTTGAATTAGTTCAACTCGTTAAACCTGAATCATCGTTTGATGCATTAGATGAATTAACAGGTCATGCTGAAAAAGTTCTACAACTTCTTGAATTACCATACCGTACTGTAACCTTGTGTACCGGTGATATTGGTTTTAGTGCGATGAAAACCTTCGATATTGAAGTTTGGTTGCCTGCGCAGGAAACTTACCGAGAAATTTCTTCATGCTCCAACATGGGTGATTTCCAGGCGCGTCGTATGCAAGCACGCTTTAGAAACAAAGAAACTAAGAAAACGGAATTGCTGCATACCTTAAATGGTTCAGGTTTAGCAGTTGGGCGTACTCTTGTGGCTATTCTTGAGAACTACCAACAAGCAGATGGCTCTATTACAGTACCAGCGGTATTACAGCCATATATGGGTGGATTAACCAAAATTGGTTAA
- a CDS encoding (2Fe-2S)-binding protein, with protein MSKTIKINGVDQPIDVDESMPLLWYLRDRLEFTGTKFGCGSGLCGACTVHVDGVATRSCILPVSSLVGKSVTTIEGLSKNGDHPLQKAWLDNNVPQCGYCQAGQIMNAASFLASNEKPTDAEINNAMQGNICRCGTYQRIKKAIKSVAYDLAKEV; from the coding sequence ATGAGCAAAACTATTAAAATTAATGGCGTAGACCAGCCAATTGACGTAGATGAAAGCATGCCATTGTTATGGTATTTGCGTGACAGGTTAGAATTCACTGGCACAAAGTTTGGGTGTGGTAGTGGATTATGTGGCGCTTGTACTGTTCATGTTGACGGTGTGGCTACACGCTCATGCATATTGCCGGTTAGCTCATTAGTAGGTAAGTCAGTTACTACTATAGAAGGTTTATCAAAAAATGGTGACCATCCCCTGCAAAAAGCCTGGTTAGATAATAACGTACCACAATGTGGATACTGCCAAGCCGGTCAAATTATGAATGCCGCCAGCTTTTTAGCAAGCAACGAAAAACCAACCGATGCAGAAATAAATAATGCCATGCAAGGTAATATATGCCGATGTGGGACTTATCAGCGGATTAAGAAAGCCATCAAGTCTGTCGCATACGATTTAGCTAAGGAGGTTTAA
- the crcB gene encoding fluoride efflux transporter CrcB — protein sequence MNNAMIYLFIAIGGAGGACLRFFIAQLVLNLLGKGFPFATLIVNITGSLIMGVLYGLIEQGVIEVVLYRTLLGIGFLGAFTTFSTFSLDTLLLLQQGEIMKAMLNVLLNVVLCVLAAGLGMFFTK from the coding sequence ATGAATAACGCGATGATATATTTGTTTATTGCCATTGGTGGTGCAGGCGGCGCATGTTTACGTTTTTTTATTGCGCAATTAGTCTTAAATTTGCTCGGAAAAGGTTTCCCTTTTGCGACCTTGATCGTTAATATAACGGGCTCGCTCATTATGGGTGTTTTATACGGATTAATAGAACAAGGTGTCATCGAAGTCGTTTTGTACCGAACATTATTAGGTATTGGATTTCTTGGTGCTTTCACCACTTTTTCAACGTTTTCATTAGATACATTGTTGTTATTACAACAAGGTGAGATAATGAAAGCCATGTTAAACGTTCTTTTAAATGTGGTGCTATGTGTATTAGCGGCAGGTTTAGGAATGTTTTTTACAAAATAA
- the lolA gene encoding outer membrane lipoprotein chaperone LolA → MSKLTFVTKLLPATLLALSLGFANAVETDPKVVLKDKLNTVKGFSSSFTQDVIDTDGNVLQNSSGTLAVKRPNLIYWETRAPDETLVVSDGNTLWFYNPFVEQVSAFNISNAVTNTPILLLSGLNDEAWQDYGVARINENEFRITSLNEDAQVKSLHLVFSDNDLIKFTVSDATGQLSHFNLTNLVSNPLPEDSMFIFTLPEGVDFDDQR, encoded by the coding sequence ATGTCGAAACTAACATTCGTTACAAAATTATTGCCAGCAACCTTGCTGGCTTTATCTTTAGGCTTTGCCAATGCAGTCGAAACTGACCCTAAAGTGGTTTTAAAAGATAAACTCAATACAGTAAAAGGTTTTAGCTCATCGTTTACTCAAGACGTAATAGACACTGATGGTAATGTATTACAAAATTCAAGTGGTACCTTAGCGGTTAAACGACCTAACCTTATTTATTGGGAAACCCGAGCACCTGATGAAACCCTAGTGGTTAGCGATGGTAATACCTTATGGTTTTATAATCCGTTTGTAGAACAAGTTTCAGCATTTAATATCTCAAATGCAGTAACTAATACGCCGATTTTATTATTGTCGGGATTAAATGATGAAGCTTGGCAAGATTATGGCGTAGCTAGGATCAATGAAAACGAATTTCGCATCACCTCATTGAATGAAGATGCACAAGTTAAAAGCTTGCACTTAGTATTTTCGGATAATGATTTGATCAAGTTTACGGTTAGCGATGCAACAGGGCAGTTGAGTCATTTTAATTTGACAAACTTAGTCTCAAATCCATTACCAGAGGACTCAATGTTTATCTTTACCTTACCTGAAGGTGTGGACTTTGATGACCAAAGATAA
- the tusB gene encoding sulfurtransferase complex subunit TusB gives MAILHIVRNSAFNDNKLNLCLNVISGKDTLFLMDDGVYNIAHPKLMIRQDSLTVYALNDHIQARGIDIGTSNITLANLKDLVLLSDEAAKVITWQ, from the coding sequence ATGGCTATATTACACATAGTGCGCAATAGCGCATTCAATGACAATAAACTCAACCTTTGCCTAAATGTTATTAGCGGCAAAGATACTCTCTTTTTAATGGACGATGGTGTTTATAATATTGCTCATCCTAAATTGATGATCAGACAAGACTCGCTGACTGTGTATGCATTAAACGATCATATACAGGCTCGTGGTATCGATATAGGTACGAGTAATATCACTCTTGCCAATTTAAAAGACTTGGTTTTATTATCAGATGAAGCAGCAAAAGTGATCACATGGCAATAA
- the tusC gene encoding sulfurtransferase complex subunit TusC has translation MMPDQIKKYAIVNTSSTFDKFNAKEALDAALILASYEMDVSLFFIGDGVYQSQANQNPELVNGKDFISSFKALGFYDIDDIYISEACLLERKLSAKFAFKDAKLVNKDEFSIFLNQADVILTF, from the coding sequence ATGATGCCCGATCAAATTAAAAAATATGCCATCGTAAATACCAGTTCAACCTTTGATAAATTTAATGCTAAAGAAGCCTTGGATGCGGCATTGATATTAGCCAGCTATGAAATGGATGTGTCATTATTTTTTATTGGTGATGGTGTATATCAAAGCCAAGCAAATCAAAATCCTGAACTTGTTAACGGTAAAGATTTTATCTCTTCATTTAAAGCATTAGGTTTTTATGATATTGATGATATTTATATTAGTGAGGCTTGTTTATTAGAAAGGAAACTTTCTGCAAAATTCGCCTTTAAAGATGCTAAATTAGTAAACAAAGACGAATTTTCAATTTTCCTTAATCAAGCAGACGTTATTTTAACTTTTTAA